In Acipenser ruthenus chromosome 16, fAciRut3.2 maternal haplotype, whole genome shotgun sequence, the following proteins share a genomic window:
- the LOC117963313 gene encoding transcription cofactor vestigial-like protein 1, whose protein sequence is MEGKRGSPPMRIEQPADSEGQSNCVLFTYFQGDINSVVDEHFSRALNKTKKPRDLSTRNKGWRAVSSTASAANTHGEPSPPVLWDLPGASWAGSQYPAPTSSRIHFSTSSGVLHSSPSQPPGPWPFPVRDSGSFGPPLGVYPHPVGQELPGTSSFLNLLHSERGTASTSLGTASEPEQPPSWAGHPPARFREAAGTGLSLNSVIQAPEKKKDLYWY, encoded by the exons ATGGAGGGGAAGCGTGGAAGCCCCCCGATGAGGATAGAGCAGCCTGCAGACAGCGAGGGCCAGTCCAACTGTGTCCTCTTCACCTACTTTCAGGGGGACATCAACAGTGTGGTGGACGAGCACTTCTCCAGAGCCctcaacaaaaccaaaaaacccAGGGACCTGAGCACCAGGAACAAGGGATGGAGAGCCGTCTCCTCCACTGCCAGCGCTGCCAACACACATG gtgagCCCTCGCCACCTGTGCTGTGGGATTTGCCAGGTGCCTCCTGGGCTGGCAGTCAGTACCCTGCACCCACCTCCTCCCGAATTCACTTCAGCACCTCCTCGGGGGTGTTACACAGCTCCCCCAGCCAGCCTCCTGGCCCCTGGCCTTTCCCTGTGCGGGACAGCGGCAGCTTCGGGCCCCCACTGGGTGTGTACCCCCACCCCGTGGGCCAGGAGCTCCCTGGAACGAGCTCCTTCCTCAACCTGCTGCACAGCGAGAGGGGAACCGCCAGCACTAGCCTGGGCACGGCCTCCGAACCAGAGCAGCCCCCCTCCTGGGCAGGGCACCCCCCAGCACGCTTCAGGGAGGCAGCAGGGACAGGACTGAGCCTAAACTCAG TGATCCAAGCACCAGAAAAGAAGAAGGATCTCTACTGGTATTAG
- the LOC117411817 gene encoding HIV Tat-specific factor 1 homolog, with translation MSGKSDGNNEFHEQLRLQQLYGGSREEGGGEDPNTYVDPEDGTVYDWDHEKRAWFPKLTEDFLAAYHANYGFNTEESESTPASADQPGPATQGGDAKKPPADGAEASQAKEGKQKGEKRKCDPGWFDVDEGKNTNVYVSGLPLDITPDEFVEVMSKCGIIMRDPITEEYKVKLYRDNQGNQKGDGLCCYLKKESVELAEKLIDESEIRGYRLHVEAAHFELKGQYDSSKKKKKNKDYRKRLLRQQKQLDWKPEKKPGEARLRHERVLIIRNMFHPKDFEEDPLVLNEIGEDLRTECEKFGQVKKVLIFDRHPDGVASVAFKEPEEADVCQLALNGRWFGGRKLSAELWDGKTDYQIEETSRERDERLKGWSSFLGDNSAVSVEKEAPKGEGPPKEDGPQPPTENTEESPARSPEPGGPVEEEEVAQGNGSSVSEDPGVESTDSSLADSEDEKEDVDEA, from the exons ATGAGCGGCAAATCTGATGGAAACAACGAATTCCACGAGCAGCTGCGATTGCAGCAGCTGTACGGGGGGAGCCGGGAGGAGGGGGGCGGAGAGGACCCCAACACCTACGTGGATCCTGAAGACGGGACGGTGTATGACTGGGACCACGAAAAGAGGGCATGGTTCCCGAAG TTAACAGAAGACTTTCTGGCAGCTTATCATGCCAACTATGGCTTCAATACGGAGGAGTCTGAGAGCACGCCTGCCTCGGCTGATCAGCCGGGCCCTGCTACCCAGGGTGGGGATGCCAAGAAACCACCAGCAGATGGCGCTGAGGCTTCACAGGCTAAAGAGGGCAAACAGAAAGGAGAGAAGCGGAAATGCGATCCTG GTTGGTTTGATGTGGACGAAGGGAAAAACACAAATGTCTACGTGTCGG GCTTACCGCTGGATATCACCCCTGATGAGTTTGTGGAGGTCATGTCCAAGTGTGGGATTATCATGCGAGACCCCATCACAGAGGAGTATAAAGTGAAGCTCTACAGGGATAACCAAGGGAACCAGAAGGGAGACGGGCTGTGTTGTTATCTCAAG AAGGAGTCGGTGGAGCTGGCGGAGAAGCTGATCGATGAGTCTGAGATCCGGGGGTACAGGCTGCACGTGGAGGCAGCGCATTTCGAGCTCAAGGGCCAGTACGACTCcagcaagaagaagaagaagaacaaagaCTACCGCAAGAGGCTCCTGAGGCAACAGAA GCAGCTGGACTGGAAGCCAGAGAAGAAGCCAGGCGAGGCTCGACTGAGGCACGAGCGGGTTCTTATCATCAGGAACATGTTCCATCCCAAGGACTTTGAG gAGGATCCGCTGGTGCTGAATGAGATCGGAGAGGACCTGAGGACAGAGTGCGAGAAGTTTGGCCAAGTCAAGAAAGTCCTCATTTTCGAT AGGCACCCGGACGGAGTGGCTTCAGTAGCTTTCAAAGAGCCTGAGGAGGCGGATGTCTGCCAGCTGGCTCTAAATGGTCGCTGGTTCGGGGGACGAAAGCTGTCTGCAGAATTGTGGGATGGGAAGACGGATTACCAG ATTGAGGAGACGTCGAGGGAGCGGGACGAGAGACTGAAAGGATGGTCCTCGTTCCTGGGGGACAACTCGGCTGTGTCTGTGGAGAAAGAGGCCCCCAAAGGGGAGGGGCCCCCCAAGGAAGATGGGCCCCAGCCCCCAACAGAGAACACGGAAGAGTCCCCAGCAAGGAGCCCTGAGCCTGGGGGGCCtgtggaggaagaggaggtggcCCAGGGGAACGGGAGCAGCGTTTCGGAGGATCCTGGAGTCGAGTCGACAGACAGCAGCCTGGCAGACAGCGAGGATGAGAAGGAGGATGTGGATGAAGCTTAA